CTGATTGTATCTTTGGTAAATTAGAATTTAAAGCATCTTTAGTAGACCACATTGTTTTTGGTTCGTTGTCACGATACCAGTTGTTAACGTTATCGTTTAACGGTTCAAATTGACGATTTTCTTTGGATCGAGGCTTCGTCCAATCTTTCATACTTTTTGATTTGACATCGTAAATATCAAAATCGAATCTATCCTTTGGTAGCTTGTATCTTTTAATGGATTCGTTTTCCTGATTCGACGAATTCTTTGAATTTGTTTGTAAGGGATCCCATTGATCGTTCGGTATCTTATAAGTCTTCACAGTTTCCTTGTTCTGCCAAATCGTACCATCGTCTTTATCTAGGCCCAATTTCTTAACCAAATCTGCATTAGGATTGTACGATTTACCATTCTCATCTTTCGGCCATGGCTTCGTATCCGAGGATCTGTACGGCCAAGTCGCTGGATCCGAAGTCAAACTGTTCCAAGTTGCCATACTAATCTTCGGTAAAGAAACTTTACTTTTACCGTATTGTCTCGCCATTTTGGTCGTTGATTTCGGTGGTTCGTAAGGTCTGATTTTGGTATCTTCCCATGGAGTTGCTATTgtctttcgttcgatattatcATGAGTTTTGGACATTTGACTGCTTTCTGTTTGCGACCATGGTGATTTCACTTGAAAAGATTGTGAACCTGGCCAAACATTAGGCCCTTCTAATTCCCACGGATATGAGAAACGTCCTTCGTCCACATCCTGTTCCTGTTCCTgcctttgtctttgtcttcgTTCTTGTGATTCTCTCCATCGCCAATTTCGATCgactcgatttttcgatacgaaATCCGATTCTGCTTCATAATCATTATCCAACGGCGTCCAATAGTTTCTAATCGATTGCCAAGTCCTATCACGAGCCGGCCagaaattgttattatactGCGGCTGTTTCCAAGACCATTCGTTCGGTAAACTCGATGGCTTAGTACGTCCATTTTGTCCATCCCATCTGTCTCCTTTCCAAGGCCGATTATTATACTTCAAAGGTATATCCGGCCAACTTCTACTCATTGCAAAATTCTGATTAGGTGGCCTATACTCTCGATTGTGAGTaatctcttcctccctttgtCCATCGTCATCCTGATAATCCTCTTGATCCTTCTCCCGAGAGAAATCTCGAGGTGGTGGGATTATTTGACCGAATCGAAGTCGCTGAAGAACTCGTTCCGGTCCATTGTACTCTCCTAAACGATCGATTTGCGAATCGAATCTGTTACGatgtgtatttattttctcgaacGGGAAGAGATTCGATTTACCTGGCAACTGATGTGCTTTTTGTAATAACAAGGGTTGTCTTTCCGTATTTAATTCCTTTCGGTTATTCGTTGCATCCTCCTGATCGATAAATCGTCGAATCGACGACGAAGTAATCGTTTTTGGTTTCGAATCGACCGAGTAACGAATTTTGGCGATGTCATCCGATTCAGGCCTAACGTTCTCTTGCCAAGGAGGTCCAAAAAGTTTCTCGGCTAATAATTGCCATTGAACGGACGTAGTCGTTGACGGagacatcgtcgtcgttgtcgacgGAAATGTTACTACCTTCGTAATCGTTGTCATTGTTGAACGACGATCTtgcaacttttttttcttcttcatcttcttcttcttcttcttcttctttgtcttcttaCGTTCCTTTTCATCCTGCGATGCCTCGGTCACCGTAGAGGAGGTCGTTAATGGTCcatcataatttttcttttcaatatcttGCATGTTCTTCGAATAATTTAAACCAGCCTTTACTTTCACTAAAATGaagaattcaatttttaattttaatctaagAGGAAATCGTCGTTGTTATCTAAAGAATTGGATTGTCgttattaatatctaaatatattcattttgtaATTGAATTATTGATCATCGAAAGTAAGTACATGAATTGATGAaactttgttaaataaatcaagTAATTATTACGTTCGTTAACTTACTTAAGAACTGGTGTACTTTATCCCATCGTTCCAAATCTTTAGCTAATTTCTTCTTAAACTTCAATAAACATTTCACTAAATTATCTTTCTGATCCTACGATAAACAGTCtcaataattaaagaaattcgatTTGAAAAGTAAAATGGAATTATTTTGAACGATTCTTACCTTTGATTCGtgcaatttttcttcattctcttgctcctctttgcatttttttaaaatatacgatCTAAAATTTTTCGCTGAAATATCTTGTCTGTTATCGAACTTTTCTGGAATTTCGTTGGACATATTCCAATAAGAATCCTCTTGAATAATGGACATTCTTTTATCCTTTGCTCtctaaatgaataaaaaaatgttattgaaaaaacatCAGCTGATTTCCATCTCTTCTAataggaacaaagaaaagttCTCTGATATAATACCTGCATTTAAATCATAGAAATGAATAAGCTAACGTATCTGAATGCATTTGGATActcaaaaagatttattttcacttCTCACCTCGTTTTCCCCAAAATATCCTCTCTTCACTTGTTCAGTTTCCTCGTTCAAACCATTAAAGGTTTCTTCCGAAGGTACGAGACTTTTTAGAACTTGCGTCTCGTTACCAGCAAGAAGAATCTCTTTTTGCGTGCtcaattctttctttacaGTCGGtactcgttttttctttttttttctaagaccatcttcctctttctgtcgcaagtccttttcttttttataccttAACAAATCTGCTacctagaaaagaaaagacagcgAAAGAAGTTTCCTAtacgtttctattttctcattcatttttttttttttttttttttttaacgaaccaACCTCTTTGTCTTCGTGTTTCTTTGGTAACTCATCGGTAATAGCTTCATTGGAAGCTACGTCTTCGTCAGACTTGTTTTCAAGAACATTTTCATGCGACTCAAAATTTTTCGCTGCTGTGGAATTATTCGTGTTCGAATTTGTTCTTTCGTCTCTTGTCTCATCCTTCGTCTCGTCCTTTGACATTGCTTCGTGAGATTCTGCTAAAGCTTTCAATTCATCCTCGTATTCGTTTCGTTCCTCTCCTTCgtactcttcctcctcctcctcctcctcttcttcctgaATCTCTCCCGAagcatcttcttcttcctcttccttttcttcgtcccCGTCGTTGTTTCCATCGCCATCTCCATCatcttcctcatcctcttcctcctccgtttttttcttctcaataTCTCTCACGTGTTTCAAAGAGTCGTTCGCCAAATTAACGTCACTGCTCTTTTGCTCAACGAGAATCTGAACGGCAACGATCATGATaagaatttcaagaaaaaagaaaaaatccattttctatcttcaattaatagaaattactTACCGAAGTATCATCCGCGTTAGATTCTAACTCGGTCTTGCCGTTAactataaacaaaaaaaaaagtaaatcctTACATTTTCTACGTTCCAGTACGTAACTTAATTTAATGGAAACATTACTCTGCTAGAAAATGTCGATCAATAATAGGACGTTGCGCTTCACGAACGACGAACATCGTCGCGTTTTCCTAGCgcgttcgatcgatacgaaagACGATGATTTGATAAAGTTTACTTAATACTAACGGAAATAccgaaataggaaaaaaatagactAAGATAAGAACTCGGTCAATTGGATTAGATTTGATATCTCAGAGTCTactttctttcaaagaaatttcttttcgatcattttagtCTCTGGTATAATATCgtctagaaaaatatatagattaataaaaaaaaattgaagaaaaaaatagagatctTGATCTAAGCttgataataatagatatcaaTTCACTTAATGATTACGACGATGTTCTATGAAGATTAGACGCGGAGATAGAAACGGAACTAGGAATCGATCGtgagaataaagaagataagagatttcctcttttttcgataaagGTGTTCTATCGAGTTTGAGCGATgttgatcgaatgaaaaaaaagaaaaaaaaaaaaagaaaaagagagaaaaaaattataaaaataaaagaacaggATAGAATGTTGGAATACAGCTaacgttgaaaaaaattcatttccatCTCGATCGTCCTTCCAGTCCCTAATCTCTTTTCTACTCCATTTCACTTCTCTTCCATTTAATCGTCCACGATAACCTCGGCTTGCTATTTCAACTGTTTGCCCTAAAAACGTCGTCTTTTTTATCGGTCCATCGCAAACATCAGCATATCACCCAGAGTTCTAAAGTTCTATAGTTTCATCTTGCTAATGATAGATTAGGTATATAAGTCAATAAGAATCCGGTATACGGatagatttgaaaaatatttctttagtgCATATCCTTAGCAAATAATTTGTCAAGGATATTATAGCTCCCTTGAGAGAAAATCAGACGATCGCTTGAATACTATCGTAGGTATTACATCGTTCACTTTGCCCAACTTGTAGTCACAGTGAATATTACATATCACTTTAACCCAGTGAGCCAGGTCCAAGTACTCCCTCGCGATATTCACCTGACTTGCCGTCTATCGGCTCGATCGATAACAACGCTTTTCCACCTATGTCGAAGCCCTCCTCACCTCGTTCAACTCTCGCCAtcatgttcctttttcttttttttctctctctctttctctctctctctctctttctctctctccccctcttttcTAAAAGCCAACAACGTTCAttctttaatcgataattGCTTTCAAATCACAATTTCATGTTTCTCAGTACTCTTACTAATAGCAACAAGATATATTGgattgattcataaataagtgCTGTTAGAAGTTAAGagtgtattatattaaaacattcCTTATTTATAAACGCGATATTTTAAAAGCAATTGActactttttatcattttgcaTAGTTATCGGATTGATTCGTAAATAATCGCTTTGTTATTGTAATCAActtcttatttataaaatcctttatttataaatatgataattttataaacagaATTCTTCACTTCATCATTTCGAATATAGAAACAAcacttttacattatttatattattgtaatataaactTTATATTCAAAAGAACATTTGTATTCACGAATCGATCCAATATaatagatgaaaataattgaatagaaGACCTTGCTGATAATAAAGAGAATGTTCTATAATAAAAACCAAACTATCGTCTTTTCTCCAACGAAAACTTGGACCTCTTCCAGCAGATGGTAGACGACGTTCTTTGATATTACTTTCATAGAATCGATATTTCCTTTGACTCTAGAAAACTCATTCCTTTCTTTGAATGTAcgtgatcgaagaaaaaaatatggatatTTTTACGTCGGTATCTGCTTCTCTTTATAACTATACTCGactaataagagaaagaaaacatctATGCCCACGCATCGGGTAGTGAACATACAGCGACGTAGAGTTTCGTTCTcatgtttaataatatactttttttttttacattctgtTTTCTACTTTTGTATACGTTGCACTACAATCTATTAATGTACAGAAGTCGCAGATAAGCTGACATTCgttaaatttccttttttattttccacacGAGTATTTCTGATAATTCATGGAAtttcgttatttaaaaaattcttgacTAAgtcgatagataaaaaaagataaataaaaaaaggagaaggaagaagaaaaaatgattaagtCTACGATACTACGAAGTTCCTTAACTAAAACTtcttagatttaaaaaaaaaagaaaaaaaacaaagtggGTCAGACtcaaaaacgaagaaaacacCAACTTGGCCTGCTTTCGTGAGGAACCTCTGTATTTATGGGCAGTGGCTTAATATCGATCTCATGACCTCTGAAAGAATCGAGTGTGCCGACGTGGTCCTTGAAACAAACTCTTTTACTTCATCTTTCTACTTTCCCTTGTTCTTtctactcttcctctcttcctccctctctctttctttctttttctttttcggatCCTTCCTGTCTTTTTTCATCCTATTCTGTCTCTCCCTTGAGATACTTGAATTCGATACTCGAATTAAATAGAaaggcagagaaagagagagagaaagagagagagagagagagagagagagagagagagagagaaagagagagagagagaacacgccATTTTACAGAGATTGCCTCATAGGCATATTATATGAcgcaaaaataattttttctctttttcctttctttcgtcgtGCCTTTCTTACTAAACGAAGCTCGACGTCCATTACACGGACCTCATTATTCGTGACCCACTTTAACCCAACTACTACGATATAACAATGATTCTCCAATTCTCGTTCGCAGCATTCTCGTTAGTTTTATTCTGGTCAAACAGGTATTaccgaatgaaaagaaaaaaaagaagtaatgaattattttttggaaaatagaaaacgagTTGGAAATATATGAGATAATAGATAATTGACATTCTCGAATCGATTGCATCAGAGATGTAATAAGTGATTGGCATCgatgcaataaaaaatttctcgaaaatCTAATTTCCACTAGTTAATACGATTGTACCGTTCCTAGCAATATGGTTATCGGTAATTCGATTATCGTGTATCGGgacgagaaaaaattatttcatccgTTCGCAGAAAGCGTTTATGATTCATCGAAGATGATTGACAtgtattaatcgatataaggaaatctttttatttgttgtatATCGTTCGACATTTACCTCGTCAAAACTGCGAAAGTATTCGTGTAGGTTCTTGATTGGCCTACCCTAAGGTATCCTAACTGACCGTGACATCGGTCGGTCTCACTATTACCATAGCCTACGATTGAATTTCCGCAAATAACTACTAGTTGTCCATAGGTATACGATGGAGAGGGCATAGTAGAGTGCATAGACATTGACTGTGTTAACATCATCGAATATGTCTTTTGTCGAccttgtaaaattttatcctttcgaaacgaaatagagaaagagagaaagagagagagagagagagagagagagagagagagagagagagagagagagagagagagacaactaAATTGATcgttattttctatatctctcttcgataaatagagaaaaactCACCAACGATGAAAACTGCTGtaacgaagaggaaaaatagCAAGAGgggggaaaagaaaggagacatCACACGTTTCATGCTTCTTGGCtgtttcctcctctctctcgaTCACTTCGTTTCAATCATATCGCGAAAGCGACCGATCGATTAAACGTAACTTAAAATCATATTGAAAAACTCAGGTCCGTGATGTTCCCGCCTATCTTTTCGGGCGCGTGCACGCATTCACCGATGACAAGTAGTAAAGAGAACGGCTGAACGCGCACTGAGACGAGGCCTCTTCTCCTACGTTCCTTTCCTATGAAAGACACCCTCTTTTTCCACCCCGCGAACaccctttccaacaaccttACACCCTCTCGCACAACTAGAGTTTCCTGCGTAAACCACTCGTGGCGCTTCCCCTTcgaatatcaaatttattctttccttccaATCAGCATATCTGTTATCGGATTAAATCGGAAAagattgtaattattttatcataaaattgtATCCCTTCCATTTATTTCGAAGTATAacttataaatttgatatacaCATCGATcctgaaattatttaatttctttttatgtcttttcgatcgattgttCATATGCACATAGctttaatttaacaaattgtttatatggactgataataatattgtaattttgtCGAACAAG
This window of the Vespula vulgaris chromosome 1, iyVesVulg1.1, whole genome shotgun sequence genome carries:
- the LOC127068952 gene encoding trichohyalin-like, with amino-acid sequence MKRVMSPFFSPLLLFFLFVTAVFIVVNGKTELESNADDTSILVEQKSSDVNLANDSLKHVRDIEKKKTEEEEDEEDDGDGDGNNDGDEEKEEEEEDASGEIQEEEEEEEEEEYEGEERNEYEDELKALAESHEAMSKDETKDETRDERTNSNTNNSTAAKNFESHENVLENKSDEDVASNEAITDELPKKHEDKEVADLLRYKKEKDLRQKEEDGLRKKKKKRVPTVKKELSTQKEILLAGNETQVLKSLVPSEETFNGLNEETEQVKRGYFGENERAKDKRMSIIQEDSYWNMSNEIPEKFDNRQDISAKNFRSYILKKCKEEQENEEKLHESKDQKDNLVKCLLKFKKKLAKDLERWDKVHQFLMKVKAGLNYSKNMQDIEKKNYDGPLTTSSTVTEASQDEKERKKTKKKKKKKKMKKKKKLQDRRSTMTTITKVVTFPSTTTTMSPSTTTSVQWQLLAEKLFGPPWQENVRPESDDIAKIRYSVDSKPKTITSSSIRRFIDQEDATNNRKELNTERQPLLLQKAHQLPGKSNLFPFEKINTHRNRFDSQIDRLGEYNGPERVLQRLRFGQIIPPPRDFSREKDQEDYQDDDGQREEEITHNREYRPPNQNFAMSRSWPDIPLKYNNRPWKGDRWDGQNGRTKPSSLPNEWSWKQPQYNNNFWPARDRTWQSIRNYWTPLDNDYEAESDFVSKNRVDRNWRWRESQERRQRQRQEQEQDVDEGRFSYPWELEGPNVWPGSQSFQVKSPWSQTESSQMSKTHDNIERKTIATPWEDTKIRPYEPPKSTTKMARQYGKSKVSLPKISMATWNSLTSDPATWPYRSSDTKPWPKDENGKSYNPNADLVKKLGLDKDDGTIWQNKETVKTYKIPNDQWDPLQTNSKNSSNQENESIKRYKLPKDRFDFDIYDVKSKSMKDWTKPRSKENRQFEPLNDNVNNWYRDNEPKTMWSTKDALNSNLPKIQSVGAWDMPPDKSTWMPYRFEPQSDPFNENPTGPTIRRWFESNGSSSSIPTYAKHINGVELWSPKSKNVDLWNREYDLSQDESNISDRGSSRSNKVINWPFKFENDYSNKENYALWDRKRSFDKGQPENVDLGKGNHDVSSNDVPSLKANETNNGIDSSKETLSLHKPNNWNNTYERANSWPPKWKQFSYHRVTTLPISKPGTVSNISTKSRNAFVAVSAVASPKYAISKNDIVESQNNRRDLFEKQLEELRQQNSWSLKANAIEESIRSPTPTERLTIESTIGPTLTNITNFTSMVHRPEEEKPPKSANKEYQMHNK